The Oryctolagus cuniculus chromosome 13, mOryCun1.1, whole genome shotgun sequence sequence CGTTTATTTTGTTTCTGTAGTTATTAGGAGGCAAAAAAATGTACAGTTACAAGATCGTTTTCCCAACAGAGGTTAAATGTGAGCTGAAAAGtgtaaaaaaaggaagaggaacatCACTTTACAAATCATTAAATTAAACAAACGAACGAACAAAACCCAAAGGACCAGCCCCCTACGCTGAGTTCTCTCCTTGTGCAACTCTGCGAAACGAGAACAGAAAACGAGGCAGGCCAcagagccgggggcggggccagacgGGAGGGAGGTGCTGGGCGGGGtgggccggggtggggtggggccttGGCACCTGCTTGTGCCCCGTGGCCGCCCCCAAGGCGGCCAGGGTGGACAGGAGGCCCCTGCAGAGGCTGCCAAGCCGGTGCCATTCAAGCAccgaggggctgggccaggccggggccggaacacgcagggcagggggagggcagtccctgccccccccccagccagccACCACCTCTCCCGACCTGAACGCGCCCCAGGCCAGCCCtacatctccttcctcctctccagaCTGCACCCCTCCACCCCGGTCCAGCGTGGCCCCTGCAGCATCAAATGGCTGATTTTAGTCTttgcttaaattaaaaaattaaaatatatatacatatatatactgtACACACAGGACAAGAACAGAGAGTGTTGCCAAGGGAAGCGGGGGATGGGACGGGCGAGCAGTgcgggctgggggccagggctgggggggggggcagggctgggggaagggacaATGGCGGCAGGAGGCGAGGGCTCCAGAAGGGGGGGcaatttattttacaataaaaacaggAGTTCAGACCTCAGCAGAACAGGACTCTGGGAGCCCCACAGGCCCCCCCCACgctgagggaggcagggggggcgggggggcgggggtgggcggggAGCCCGGCTTCAGGTTTTCATGACCATGGTCCCTGGGGCGGGAGGAGGGCTGCGGTCTCAGCTTCTCCGTGACTTTGAGTGCTGGATAAGCCACTGTAGGGTAATGTCTGGGTGGGGACAAGAGACAAGGTCACAAGGCCTCCTCGTGCTGGGCACACTGGGGACGTGGCAGGAGGCCCAGAGCTTCCCCAAGTACACCCAGGGGTCAGGCCCAGAGCACCACGCTCCCAGCAGTGCTGAGCAGGTGGCATGGCCTGctaggggcggggctgggaggatgCTCCGAACCTGGGCCTCCACGGCTCCACCGCCCCCCAGGGCCACAGAGCTCTGGGTCCCGAGGCACCACACCCAGGCATGCCTCCCGCCTGCTTCCCCCACCGCTGTTCCCCGGATGCCAGCCTCTCCCCAGACCCACGCACCGATGTTGTCCTTTTCTTTGCAGGAGATGGAGTAGCAGCAGATCTCTCGGTCCTGGATGGCAGACAGATTCCTAAAAGGGAGACCCGGGTGGTGTGTGCTGGGGCTAGGACAGCCGTCGGGGCTGCCGCAGGGAGAGTGAGGCTCTGCTGCCACCGTGTGGCAGATACTGAGAACAGCAACAAACCCGGCCTCCAGGGCAGGTGGCTGGGTTAATTTAGGtgtaggaagcagagagggacagCAAACTCACATTTTCTCAATCAGCTCCTTCTCATCCAGTGCTCCTGGGAGGTCTCGCTTGTTGCCCAGGACCAAGACCTGCAGAGTGGGAAGACGAGGGTTAGGTCTTGTTAAAATTAGTTaattgattatttgaaagagaaaaagagagatcttctgtccacaggttcactccccaaatgcctgccaacggttagggctgagccagacaagccaagagccaggagctccacccaggtctcccacacgggtggcagggtcccaagcattggagccatcttctacttccttcccacgatgcatttgcaggaagctggatcagaggctgggactccaaccagcacgcggatatgggatgcaggtattccaggtggcttaacccactgcaccacaatgctggccccaccaagtggcatcttaactgcagcaccaaacgcccaccccagctGGCTTCTGAGACCCCCATGTCCTctgtgcagccccccaggcctggctctgccctgcctccaggcatgccccaccctgccctgcccactcCCTCTAGTTCCTACCGGGATGCCCTGCAGCTGAGGTTTGTCCAGAAGGTTGTGGAGCTCATTCTTGGAGGCCTCGATCTTCTCCTGGTCGGCAGCATCCACCATGTACCTGGGGAAGGGACGCGCATGTCGACCCCCCAGgccgggaggcaggcaggcaggtagcAAGGGGgggggctgctgcctggggcaggAAACCTTTCATTGCAGCCTGTCCCCGCCAGGCTGCGCAGCTGACTCGTCTGACGCTGGTGCAGTTCTCTGTATCTGCGGCAGCGACTCCTGCACCCGGCCACATCCTGCCTCCCAATGCCTGTGACGACAAAGCTGTGACTCCCAGGCAAAGCTTGGCCCTGCAGGATTAACTGTcagtccccccccgccccctcccaaaGTGACCCTCTTATGGTTTCATGGGAAGCCCGGATAATTTAGaatgaaaaaagcaaaggaaacccCAGAACATTTTCCTGCAgtaagatacttttaaaaatcaggcttaaaaaaaaaaaaaacaaaacagaaaaccctATTGTTTATTGtttccagaaaacaaaacaacctattgtttgaagaataaaatcatttttcaaaagcaaGGGAACGAATCATTGAAACCACCCAAAATTCaagacagcagtggtggctctgggccactgggaggcagtgtgagGAAGGCACAGTGCACCTGTTTGCGGAAGGTGTGCATCTAGCCTGGGTGGCGGAGCCCTTGGCATTTAGCCAGGAGGACACGCAGACTaaaggggcaggcagggaagtgaGGTGTGACCCAAGGATCACGTCTGACCCACTTCTGTGCGTCTCAGGTGTTTggaggtggcagggctggggaagctgGGCGGGGCAGCAAGTGCCCTGGGCCATGCCTCGTCCGGGACTTACACAATGGCGCTCACTCCTCGGCAGTAGCGCTCCCACATGCTGCGGAATCGGGGCTGTCCGCCGATGTCCCAGAGCTGAGCAAGAAGACGGCAAGATGGCCCCCAGCTGGcaggcagcccctcccaccctcccccatccccccccccgcctcccatCTCCCCACCCTTGTCACCGTGTGGGACCCTGTGAGCCAAGCTTCCCTCTCCTGGAGGGTGCTCCTCCCAGGAGACCCACATCTTCCCCTCCCCCGCACACCAACGGAGGCCACACCCCCTGGCACCTGGCGCTTGGCCCCACCCTCACCTTGATGGTCACGTTCCCTTTGGTGATTTTGCGCATGTTGAAGCCCACGGTGGGGATCATGTCCTCATTGAACTGCCCGGACTGCAGAGAGGAGCGAGAATTGCAGACGCGCCAGCCCTGGCAGGGGGTCAAGGGGCCGCCTTCTCGCTCTCCCTACCTAAAGCCCCTTTACTGGGGTCAGGAAGCACACCCCACCGCCACCCTGGGCAAGGACCCCAAGCAGGTCATGTCTGGAGGTCGAGGGGGATCCCACGGGAAGCAGACACGCCAGTCCAAACTGGCCACCCTCAAGGCCATGCCCACCCACCAGTCTCTGCATTAGCCCACGTGCATGTTTGCACTGGCTGGGGGGCGGGTAACCAGATAACGGGGTCCTCCCCACGGTCTGCCCCCGGGGCCGGGAGCAGCTGAGGGAGCGCAGCTACGTGGCAGCATGAGCAAGTGCCTGCCCGGACCACGGTTCCACGCAGCATTGCTCATCTTCAAGCGCCAATGcttttcccttctcccctctAAAGTGTCTCGAATCTCTGGATGGTTCCGATGCACCTGCAGGCTTTGGATGGGGCGATGCCCGATGCCTTCCCCGTGGCCCCTCCATGCTGCCATGTGGGACACTTCTGCTTACCCCCCAGAAGCCCGCTGGGGGCGACAGCCTATCCCACCATCCCCTGTTCTGCCGGCATAGACAGCCTACCTGAAGACTGGGGCGGGGGGCGCCACCTAGACGGAAGCGCATGACTGTCTTTTCCCTGCGGGAGGCGCCCTCGGGCGAGGTGGGCACTGGGCACCTGTGGCTCATGGCCAGTGACAAGGTGCGGCAGGAGGCGTTCCCAACCTGGGGCCCACAGTGAGCCTTCTGTGTGCCCCGAGCCTCTGAGTGCACATGATGGGTGCGTGTAAATTTCAGCCCTCCCTGGGTGTCCATTGCGATGGGCTCCAGGACTGCCCTGGGATACCAAAAGCCACAGAGGCTCAAGTCCCACATCTAAGGGGCCTGGGGTCTGCGTGGGTGGCATAGCCCCCCGTACACTTTCCCTCTAGCTTCCTTACAAGACTGAATGCCACATGAAGACTCTGTCAACAGGGCTTCCACGGTGCCATTTATAAAATGACAAGGAGAAAGTCTGAGCGTGTTctgtacagatgcaatttttttttccgcaaatattttccatccacagcTGGTGACTTGGGGACGCAGAAGCAGCAGACACGAGGAGGCACTGCTCGCTTCTCTGGGGGAAAGGGTCCATAACTTTTCTCAGAGATCAAGACACTCAAAGGTCCCCAGAAATTAGGAGCCACTGAGCAACAGTGTGGCTGTTCTGGCtaagtggaggggctggggctgaatGTGGTACAGCCCCCTAGTCCCAGCAGGCTGCTGGCATGCCTGGGTGGGTGCACCTGCTGGACTGAAGTCCCGCCCAGCCCCCATGTGCCATGtgcagctgggctgggtcagaaCATGGAATCCCTGGTCTGGAGGAACTGAGACGAGACCCCTCACCCTCTTCAGGCCTCGGAGTTTCTGGCTGCAAAACCAGTGGCAGGTTTTAGTTCCCCAGGACTGGAGACAGAGGCTCCCCGAATGCTGGAGACGGCTGTGCCAGAGTGCAGGGAACCGCCATTGGTCTTCCACGATGACAGGACCTACAGGCTCCCAGGTGAGTGAGGAGCCTGGCCTGACCACCCGGCCTctgccagccccaaccccagccccagccccagctggtgacCATGGCAAGGGGGCTGCAGCGGGGACCTCCAGGGAGCCCAGCTCCCTGGCACCAGTTCAATTGTGCATTGCAGCGAAGGTGGCATGGAGGTGGGATTTTACTTCCCGTTGCATGGCATCCAGCTCCGCAGGGGGGCTGGGGCGCCACCGTAaggcccagcccccctccccccccccttctcagACTGGGattccctctgtctttccagcTATCAGGGAGTTCTTTATAAAGAGCCCAAACCCCACCCTCCTCTAACTTGCTGCGtctccatttttaaatatttgacaaTGACCCCTGCTCTCCGCCGGGGCAAGACACCTCCCATCTTTGTTGCTAGAAACTTTTTCAGAAGTCACAAGGTCCATCTTAGGTGCTTCGAAGCCTCATAAGGTCTCTGTCAAGTTTCCTCCCAGCTCCCATGCACCTGCTGAGCGGCCAGACATGCCAAACTGGGTTTCCATGGACAGCCAGATCTCAGGATGAACAGAAAAGAACCCAGGAGGGGAAAAACAGAGACAAACACAGGCCATGTGAGTGGACCGCGGGGCTGCAGAGTCAGGGGTGGGCATGGGAACAGTGCCCGGGGGGGCCTGATGGCTCATTTCTTTCTGGAAGGCGGTCGGCTGTGAGGATACAAAGGGTGGGCAGAGGGGCGGCGGCGAGACAGCCCTGGAGTCTCGGATTCCCAGACACACAGCAGGCGCTGCTTTCTTTGGAGGCCTCTTCAGGGAGGGGGCATTGAGCCCGCCCTTTAAGGACATGCCAGCTAAAGTTGCCAATTTCGCATTAAAAGAGGGAAGGCACGGCCTGGCCCGGCAGGGGGACCGTCCCCTGCCCGCCAACAGCGACCCTGGCAGTGGGATTCGGGACTCTCAGCGTCTGTCCTGCGGGAGACCCCCGCTGACTGGAGGGGAAgctgctctggggtggggggagaccggATCCCCCTGTGTCCCTGTGAACCCCTGCCCGGCACACGGGAGTGCTTCCTTCTCCCTGGGCTGAGCCACGGCTGAGCCTGCTTCTCCTCCCAGCCTTACCCTGCACACATCCCCCAGACAAGTCCCCCGGGGCCTGCTGAGCCAGGTGGGAGCACCCGTCAATGCCAAGTCTAAGACCCAGGGGCAAAGGTTAGCTCAGAGCAtcatccaggcttcagcctgggcccggagatgaggaggagccaggagccagtgggaggaagaagggtgggcaCCTGCTCAGGCCATTTCAGGAAGGAAGCTGGTCCCCGGTCGTGTGACCGtgggtgccagcccctccagcctcCTGTCCACCCTCAGCCTCGGCCTGCGGAGTGACACAGTGCCCCTGTGATGTCCTGGCCAACCACACAGGCAGGTGGTGGCCCCTCTGCCGGCCAGCCCCCAGTCCTGCTGACTCTTCCCATCAGCACCTCTGACCACTCTCAGGTTCTGGCAAAGCGGACATCCCCAGTCCCTGTCCCAAACCCTCCTGAGCCCCACAAGCCTGGGCCCGCCGGGCTGGGAAGCGCAGGCCGCAGGCCGCAGCCATGATGGCAACCTGGGGCTCTCACACCCAGGGAGCTCATCTTCCCCtttttgaaagagagattttAACTCTTTGCTCACCAGGCCCTGTCCCTGAAAGACTCTTGCCAACATACACCTCGGCCAGGAACGGGAGGCCCTCGGCCCCCCTGTCCCTTGTCCCTGGCCTGGGCAGCGCCCCTCCGACTCCCCCTCTGCACCCCGGTGGCAACTTCTGATGCAGCACTGTCTGTGCTGGGAGGCCAGtgtccctggacccctgctggACCTCGCAACAGCAGGGGGAGAGATGCCAGAGGAGGAGTCTGGGTAGGAGCCAAGGCCCTCAGCTGACCTCCCGGCCCCCAGGGgacgcctcccctccccctcaatAAGGCCTGGCCTTCCTCTTGCAGCCAGGAGGGGTTAAATCCTCAGGGTGGGGCTAGGCTggcccaggacccctccccaaACCGCGGCAGCCCCATCCTGCAGGCGCAGGGCGGGCAGGCCCCGGCGCTTTCGCCCAGTCATGCCCCCTTGCGCGGGGTGGAGGGGGCCTGGCCTAGCCCGCGGCCGGTCCCTCCCAGCTGAAGACCCCCTTGGTGCCGCCAACCCCCCTCGAGGGGCaccagccctgcctctctgttCCCCCTCGCCGGCTCCGGGCCGTGCCATTCCGCCCCAGGGCCGGACCGCGGGTCGCGCGCCTCCCGAGTCCCCCCAAGGGCCGTGCTAGGCCCCGAGCGCCCGGGCCGGCTCCTCCCCCGCCCGGCCGTGCCCGGCCATGCCCGGCCATGCCAGGCGGCGCCCCCGGCGGCCCCGGCCCGCCTACCGCGATCACGTTGACGAAGGTGGTCTTGCCCGAGTACTGCAGCCCCACCAGCGTGAGCTCCATCTCCTCCTTCCAGAACAGGGCCTTGAACCAGTCCAGCAGCTTGTTGAACAAAGCGATCATGGtcgccgccgccggccccgcccggTGCCGGGTCCCCGCCGCCCCTCGCTGCCCTCTCGCTGCGGCCCCGAGCGGCCCCTCCCGGTGCGGCCCGGGTCCCGCTGCTCGGTGCGGGCGGAGGCTGGAGCGCGGCGGCCGACGACTCGCTGGCCCCGGATCCGCTCGCCGATGGGTGTGGCCTcggcgcctcctcctcctccgccgccgccgccgccgccctcccGCGCGGCCGGCCGCGTCCTGCTCGCGCCCGAGCGCGCGCTCCTCCAGCGCCCGGAGCCGCCCGGCGCCGCGGGTGGGTGGGCGTTGACGCGCAGGCTGGCGCCGGGGGGCACGTGGGGAGAAAGACGGAGCGGCGATTTTCCTCGCGTCCCCGCTGGCACCCTTGCTTCGCAGGGCGCAGTGGcacggggtgggtgggggccacCGGGCAGGGGCACTTCCAGGTTGAAGTGGGGCGGCTCGCGCGTGTCCAAGACGCGAAGACGCGAGCGCCACCAACGCGAGGCAACCGAGGCTTTTTGTTCCCGAACTCTCGCCCCTGAGCGTCTCTGGGTACTGACCCCCCCATAGCCACAACCATGCCCCGCCCCAAAGTGAAACAGGTGCTTGAACTCCACCGTGGTTTGCAGTGTTGCAGCGGCGCCGAAGCCCACGTAACCCCGGACGGGCAGCGCCCTTCCCAAGGAAAGCCCTGTCCCCTTTTGCGACTTCTCTGCAGCCGCAGAGCTGATGGTGGGCGGTGTCCCGCAGggggcagccccagggcctgggtAGCCCCAACCTAGGCTGGGGATTCAGCAAGACTTGGTTTTCAAGTGAACTCAGCAGTGAAATAAACTCTCAACACCAACCCTAACCCTGAAACCCACCCAGTGATCAAACGGTTCCCAAAGTGGAGGAATCAGGAAGTGTTCGGCCAGTGTCAGGGTCAAGGTGCCAGCGGCCTCTGCCCTTTAGAATCTTCTCTCCCGCCCCAGcgtgggtgcaagggtctgaGTGTCCCTGACCCTCCGGAAATTCACCTGCTGGAAATCTAATCCTGCAAGGAGGCGGTGTTAGGAGGGGCCTTGGAGAGGTGATTAGGGGATTACTCCTCGCCCTTAtaaaagatgcagagagagagagcgagagcagcAAGCGAGTGGACACTATCATcgcaggaggagagacagagaaggttcTGCCTGTGAGCCACAGGCCTCCTCCAGGCACTGACTCGGCAGGGGCCGTGAACGCCGCGGCCTTCGGAACTGTGAGAGATGTGCACTTCACTGGCACTGGGTGTTTGGttttttgttatggcagcctcaGCAGGCTGAGCTGGTGCACCTCCGCCTCCCTGTCCAAGTTCGCTTCAGTTGCGCTTTGTCTGACGTCCTTGGAGCTGCCAGGAGACGGCATGTGCCAGGAGGCCAGACTGGCCGCCTGCTCCGGGTGTGTGGGGTGGTGTCTGCCTTGCTCCAGAGAGGTCCCTCAGGCCTGGGAAAGAGCTGCAGAGAATCGAGGACTCTCCATCCGGAAGCCTTTATTTTCCTGTTGGTTGCTTTGTCAGAGCTGTGTGCTCTGAgctggggagcggggaggggagtgggtgggCTCCGCAGCTGGGGTCTGCacgcagggctggaccaggcaccCGGGAGCCTTCCACCCACGTCCGGCAGCGCGACAGCCAGCGACAGCGGGTGAGCTGcgcccctggggctcccaggacagAGGCACCAAGTCCTCAATGAGGCCAGGCGGCAGCGCCAAGAAGTGAGGTCCGTGTTAGCACCTGTGTTCTGCAGGTGACAGCAGGCCGGGCTGTCTTCTGGGCCCCTGTGCAGGCAGCGTCCCGGGGCTGACTGGCAGGAGAGGTGGTGCCCTGCTTTCACCCTCATGGGCAGCGCGGCTGGGATTCAAGGAGGGCGAGGGGTGTGGCTGCTTTCCTGGGGGGTGTGGTTTGAGATGGATCTGGGGTGCCCTGGACATTGTGTCTGTGGGAGGCAGGCGAGGGGTGTGAGTctctgggtggggggtggtcaTGGGCCTGTGCGGGTGGGCCCTGCAGAGCTCATCGGAAACCACACTGGGTTGTCCGTCTTCTCCCCCTGCTTTCATCCTCCCTGGATACCCCCAGTATCTCCTGAGGTCATGGAAGCAGCATGGATGGTGCTGGGCCTCCCTAGAGAGCGGAGGGGAGTGGCCGGCGGTCGAGGAGGCCTGGGAAGCCCCGGTGGCCCCCAGTGGTCCCCACGTTTTCCCTCTTGCAGAGATTTCAACGGCCAGGCCCAGtcgcctctgcacctgctcccttgACGCAAGGGTGGGCGCAGGGGAACCTGGGTCCCGGAGAGCAGAGAGCCGCACTGAGCCGCTGAGAATTTGAGGTCAGGACCTGACTCTCCCAGAGCTTGCTCCTGGCCTGCATTTGGGCAGGGccccgggtgggggaggggaggagccctgggaagaggtgcagccagaaAGGCTTCTGGGAGCTTCTCTGGTGGCTCCGTAATGGCAACAGCACTTAGGGCCCATGTCATGGACAAGGAAACCAAAGCTCGCAGAGAGCCtcttggagcagccagggacgGCGGGCTGCGGAGTCTGTCACGAGTGCCAGTTCCGGGCGTCAAGTTCATTATTATGGGTTTGGGGCCgccagagggaagcagaggaaagccgctgcagcctggcccctcaTCCTTGCGGATGCATTTCCCCCTGTGAGCCAAGCACTCACCGGGGAGGCATTGTCCCTGTGCCGGCCTGGGCTGTCTCCGGATCACGCAGCCCACTTCCCCCACAGCTCCTTCCCCAGGCCCAGGGGACAGCAGGCGCCTGGAGGCCCGAGGGCAGCAGGGGTCAGGTGCTGGGCTCCTCGGGCAGCTGGGCGGCGTACAGGGCCAGAGTGTGATGCAGGAACTGGTACTGCTCCACGGTCTGGATCATCCCCCCTCTGCAAGGAGACGCACAGGGACGGGGGCCCGAGGGTCAGGGCGGCTGCCCGGTGGCTCAGGTCCACGTCCCCAGAGTCCTCTGGGAGAGTCCCAACTTTCTCAACAGGCCGACCTCTCTACTTCCCGCGCCTCGCTGCCCTCCGATCCCTGCAGCCCACGCTCAGGACCGGGTGTGGAGACAGAGGAAGGGCAGGGCTGGCTCAAGACTAAAATGCATGCAGTGGGCAGAGAAAAGGGGACATAGAGAGCTATGGCGACAGCTCAGTGCGATCCGAGTCAGAACCTgagccctgggcctcctgggccTGCAAACCCCGTGCATGACCCGTGGCTGCCTGGAATCCAGAACCAAGCTCACGCTAGAGAACCGGGAGGAGAAAGATGGAAAGCTCAGGGTAAACGCACGGAGTAGCACACTTAATTCTAGGCCCCCAAGCTAAAGTCCCAGCTGGAAAGTCTTCCCTGGGTATCAGCTGCACGAAAAACAACTCCTTAAGCAAAAGGTGTCCCTCACTTGGCTTGATGGCGCCGTGCCCAGCCATGCTCTGATGCCCCCAGGCACCGGTGCCCCCTCACGCATGTCACGGTCCTGTGCTCGGCAACCGTGGACCTACCTGTCTAGGCGCAGTTGGCACACAATGCCCAGAATGTCCACTTCTCCTCGGGCCTTCAGTTGTTGGCAGCCAATGCGAGTGGCAATGAAACAGCCAGTCCGGCCAATCCCTGCACTGTACACAGacaagggggtgggagggacatggGAGCAGGTGGGCTGGGAACAGAAGACCCAGACGAGCTCTCTGTGGGGCCCTGGGGACGGGGCGAGGAAGCAGCAGCgcctctcacccccaccctctTGGTGCTTCTgcaggagtcctggctcctgctggcctcGCACTAAGCCTCTTCTGGGTCGCCTCTGGTCCCCGGACATTTCTGCTCTcggtgtattttttttattttttatttatttttattttattttattttttgacaggcagagtggacagtgagagagagagacagagagaaaggtcttcctttgccgttggttcaccctccaatggccgccgcggccggcgcgctgcggccagcgcaccgcgctgatccgatggcaggagccaggagccaggtgcttttcctggtctcccatggggtgcagggcccaagcacctgggccatcctccactgcactccctggccacagcagagagctggcctggaagaggggcaaccgggacagaatccggcgccccgaccgggactagaacccggtgtgcctgcgccgctaggcggaggattagcctagtgagccgcggcgccagcctgctctCGGTGTATAGCTGATCGTCCCCAGCTGTGGGCTGGCTGGCCCTCTGAGCCCAGCTACCTGACGGTGACACATAACCATGAACTTGCCTCATCCTGTAGAGATGCTCAGCCcgtttcctggctcaccatgcccacccacactcctgtcctgcctgctgctgctCTGTCCAGACCCTTCCCCAGGGAGCCCCATGGGAAGGGAGCGGCTGCGCACCTGCAGTGGACCACAATGGGCCCTGCCTTGGCGGCTGTctcagggccatcctccacctcgGCCACCAGGCGGAGCAGGGGCGCGGCTGAGTCAGGGGTCTGGTGGTCAGGCCAGGCTGAGAAGAGGACATGCTTGACTGATCGGCGCTCATcctggtgctgggggtgggggagagacaggtgTGAGACTGGGGTCAGGGGCACTGCAGTGACCCCACGCGGGGGGACTGTGACTCAGAGCAGGTGGGGCTGTCCCTTGCCCATTGCGCACCGGCACTGACCGCCAGGACATTGGAACAGGGGGAGACCCATGTACATGTCCTGGTTCTGCCTATAGCTAGCACGTGACTGGCCCAGTTCCTTAACCTCATTCTCTTTACCTAGAAAATGGGTCTAGTTGGGTGTTTAGTGCATCAGTTCAGATGAGTTAGGATGCTGGCTGGGATGctgcagtctctgtgtgtctgggttttgagtcccagctccactcctgactccagcttcctgctaatgtgaaccctggcaggcaacaggtgatggctcatgtggctgagtccctgccacccatacaggagacctggattgagttctgggctcccagctgcagcctggtccagccctggctagtgaagatatttggagagtagaacagcagatggaaggtctctctgtgtctctttatttctctctgcctttcaaataaataaaaattaaaagaaaattaaagctaccgcctgcagtgctggcatcccatatgggcacctgttcaggtcctggctgctccacttccgatccagctctctgctatggcctgggaaagcagtagatggtggcccaagtccttgggctcctgcacccacgagggagacccagaggaagctcctggctcctggcttcagattggcccagctccggctgttgcagccatttggggagtgaaccagcggatggaagcttgctctctctctgtaactctgcccttcaaaaaaacaaataaatctttccttaaaaaaaagaaagaaaatggtgccagtggtgcctggtt is a genomic window containing:
- the ARL8A gene encoding ADP-ribosylation factor-like protein 8A; this encodes MIALFNKLLDWFKALFWKEEMELTLVGLQYSGKTTFVNVIASGQFNEDMIPTVGFNMRKITKGNVTIKLWDIGGQPRFRSMWERYCRGVSAIVYMVDAADQEKIEASKNELHNLLDKPQLQGIPVLVLGNKRDLPGALDEKELIEKMNLSAIQDREICCYSISCKEKDNIDITLQWLIQHSKSRRS